In Actinomycetota bacterium, the genomic stretch ACAGCGCGCCGGCAGGTGTTAGAGGGAAAGGCGTTCGAGTCCGCCAAGGATCGGGAAAGGGAAAGGAGCGAGGCATATGACGGTGGTCATCGATTGTGTCGCGATCGGCGATGAGCTGATGAAGGAGATCGTTGCCGAGACTGAAGCCCTCAAGGCAAAGGGCATCACCCCCGGCATCGCCACCCTCCTGGTGGGGGACGATTTCGGGGCGCGCATGTACCGCGGGCAGGTGGAGAAGTTCTGCGAGGAGGCGGGCTTCAACTACATCAACGAGAACCCGCCCGCCGACGTGAGCGAGGAAGAGGTGGTGGAGATCGTGAAGCGGCTCAACGCCGACAAGGCGGTGAGCGGCATCCTTCCCCTGCGCCCCTTTCCCGAGCACATCTCGGACAGCGCGGTTATCAATTCCATCGACGTGAACAAGGATATCGACTGCTTCCACCCCTTCAACATGGGCAAGCTGGCGCTGGGCGAGCCCACCTTCCCGCCAGCGACCCCCTCGGCGGTGGTGGAGATCCTCGACCGCTACGCCCGCGAGTACGAGAAGATGGATCCCAAGGACTTCTACGAGGGGGCGGAGATAGTGGTGGTGGGCCACTCCAACATCGTGGGAAAGCCGGTGGCCTTCCTCATGCTCAACCGCAACGCCACCACCACCGTGTGCCATGTCTTCACCAGCATGAAGGGCAACCTGGAAAAGCATACCAAGGGCGCCGACATCCTCATCGTCGCCGCGGGGAAGGCCGACCTCATCGGTCCCGACCAGGTGAAGGAGGGCGCCATCGTGGTCGACGTGGGCATCAACCGCGTCAAGGTGCTGGATGAGAAGGGCGAGCCCGTGCTCAACGAGAAGGGAAAGCCCAAGACCAAGACGGTGGGAGACGTCTCCTTCGACGCTGTCAAGGACATGACCAAGGCCATCACGCCCGTGCCCGGCGGCGTGGGCTCGGTGACCAACCGCATGCTAATGAAGAACGCCCTGCGCGCCTGCAGGATGCAGCACGGGCTGGAATGACGGACGACAAAGTCCGCCCGTCACGAGAGGAATAATATAGAAAAGGCGGTAAAGGGACATCGGAAAGGAGAATGGAAATGGCGTTCAATCTACCGACGGAAACGGCCAAGGGCAAGATCCGCGAGGTAGAGCTCGGTAGTGGCGACAAGGCCAGGAAGGTGGGAGGAGAATCCTGCCTGCCCTTCTACCTCTGGGAGGGCGAGATGCCCAACAAGCCAATGGTGGCCGCCGAGGTTATGGACGAGGTGGGCGAGCTGGTGCCGGCGCTGGAGAAAGCCCTGGGCGAGGTGAAGAGCGACCCCGTCGCCTGGGCGAAGAAGGCGGTGGAGGAATGGGGCGCCGACGCCATCTTCCTCCTGCTCACCTCCACCGACCCCAAGGCCACCAACGCCCCCGCGGACCAGGCGGCGGAGACGGTGCTAAAGGTGGAGGAAGCGGTGAAGGCCCCCGTGATCGTCTACGGTACGGAGGACCTGGAGAAGGACGCAGAGATAGCCAGGGTGGTGGCCACCAAGGCCGAGGGAAGGAACCTGCTGATAGGTCCCGCCAAGGAGGACAACTTCAAGAAGGTCGGGGCGCCGGCCATCGGGTACAAGCAGACGGTAGCCGGCATGACCCCCATCGACGTCAACCTGGCCAAGCAGCTGAACATCCTCCTCACCAACCTGGGCATGGAGGCGGAGAAGCTGGTCATCGACCCCACCACCGGAGCCCTGGGATACGGCCTGGAGTACACCTACTCGGTGATGGAGCGGTTGAAGATAGCCGGCCTCTTCCAGGACGATTCCATGACCCAGATGCCCATGCTGGCCAACATCGGTTTCCAGGCCTGGAAGACCAAGGAGGCCAAGAGCCCCGAGGAGGAGTACCCCGAGTGGGGCGACGCGGAGAAGCGCGGCATCATGTGGGAGACGGTCACCGCGGTGGCGCTGCTGCTGGCGGGCGCGGACATCCTGGTGTTGCGCCATCCCGAATCCATAAGACTGGTGAAACAGTTGATCGCCGACCTTTCCGGGTAGGCTTTGCATAAAGGGCCGGCTTTCGAACCGGAAAACACGTTGCGGGACAGGCTCGGAAGGGACGGAAAGCCGGATTTGGAGAAGGTCCGCGAAGGACCCGAAAGTTCCACAGGAGGAATAAGAGACATGGCAGAGATCGAGGAAATGTCAGCGTGCGAGGCCACGCTGGAGATGCTGAGGCAGGCCAAGGAGGAGGGCCAGGAAACCGCCTTCGACCGCGTGGAGCAGCAGAAGGGCTGCGCCTTCGGCGAGGCGGGGAGCTGCTGCCGCATCTGTAACATGGGCCCCTGCCGCATCAACCCCAAGAAGCCGGACGAGAGCCGCGGGGTGTGCGGCGCCGACATGGACACCA encodes the following:
- a CDS encoding acetyl-CoA decarbonylase/synthase complex subunit delta, whose translation is MAFNLPTETAKGKIREVELGSGDKARKVGGESCLPFYLWEGEMPNKPMVAAEVMDEVGELVPALEKALGEVKSDPVAWAKKAVEEWGADAIFLLLTSTDPKATNAPADQAAETVLKVEEAVKAPVIVYGTEDLEKDAEIARVVATKAEGRNLLIGPAKEDNFKKVGAPAIGYKQTVAGMTPIDVNLAKQLNILLTNLGMEAEKLVIDPTTGALGYGLEYTYSVMERLKIAGLFQDDSMTQMPMLANIGFQAWKTKEAKSPEEEYPEWGDAEKRGIMWETVTAVALLLAGADILVLRHPESIRLVKQLIADLSG
- a CDS encoding bifunctional 5,10-methylene-tetrahydrofolate dehydrogenase/5,10-methylene-tetrahydrofolate cyclohydrolase is translated as MTVVIDCVAIGDELMKEIVAETEALKAKGITPGIATLLVGDDFGARMYRGQVEKFCEEAGFNYINENPPADVSEEEVVEIVKRLNADKAVSGILPLRPFPEHISDSAVINSIDVNKDIDCFHPFNMGKLALGEPTFPPATPSAVVEILDRYAREYEKMDPKDFYEGAEIVVVGHSNIVGKPVAFLMLNRNATTTVCHVFTSMKGNLEKHTKGADILIVAAGKADLIGPDQVKEGAIVVDVGINRVKVLDEKGEPVLNEKGKPKTKTVGDVSFDAVKDMTKAITPVPGGVGSVTNRMLMKNALRACRMQHGLE